One segment of Mycobacterium spongiae DNA contains the following:
- a CDS encoding PE family protein, with protein MSFVRMSPDLVTAAAGDLAGIRSLLGEANAAAAALTTGGLAPAADGVSMIVAEVFGAHAQEYQGLSAQMGAFHDEIIRLMNGSVAAYLSTELANAEQAVVNAVNAPAQALLGSPLIGGAASAAVEPAGAAASPVAGGPVAAGSAAAAAPVAGTPLTAASVAGAAARGALGAEGGVAPLLSARAVDGVPAAAEAVAAPAAINPAPAALNPAPEALGPALAAPALAQPAASHAPATTGSVYGAGQAGAAAAAEAVPAAQSFSLPLGPLQLSASFTDPTFGDGSFSAAGNVAATLTTPFGPVALLSASGTANVPLTGEIFVGANGTSPLGAVGASLSGTAVMTPEGPAIQITEGTLNLPPSIPLMAAQAGPYVTGGASLLNSADTVFTELTSGNVLGAANALVSAPLNYGEAVLFGQTTVALPGPLLTSALGLPATPQVHIPFGGVFAPLEPLTISWPTFGDGAGAIIGSEIELQGTGFGGLVPLFLNSVGLTT; from the coding sequence GTGTCGTTCGTAAGGATGTCACCGGATCTGGTGACCGCGGCGGCAGGGGACTTGGCAGGCATTCGCTCTTTACTCGGTGAAGCCAACGCGGCCGCGGCCGCGCTCACGACGGGGGGATTAGCCCCGGCCGCCGACGGGGTGTCCATGATCGTCGCAGAAGTATTCGGCGCGCACGCCCAGGAGTATCAAGGCCTCAGCGCCCAAATGGGCGCGTTTCACGACGAGATCATCAGGCTGATGAACGGCAGCGTGGCCGCGTATCTGAGCACCGAGCTCGCCAATGCTGAGCAAGCTGTGGTGAACGCGGTGAATGCGCCCGCCCAAGCGCTGCTGGGCAGCCCGTTGATCGGTGGGGCTGCCAGCGCGGCCGTCGAACCCGCCGGCGCAGCGGCCAGCCCGGTAGCCGGTGGCCCCGTAGCAGCCGGCAGCGCGGCCGCCGCCGCGCCCGTCGCTGGCACGCCCTTGACCGCTGCCTCTGTTGCCGGGGCGGCAGCCCGGGGCGCGCTCGGTGCCGAGGGTGGTGTCGCGCCGCTCCTGTCGGCTCGCGCCGTCGACGGCGTGCCCGCCGCCGCGGAGGCCGTCGCCGCACCCGCTGCCATCAACCCCGCACCCGCTGCCCTCAATCCCGCGCCCGAGGCGCTCGGTCCCGCGCTCGCGGCGCCTGCGCTTGCGCAACCGGCAGCCAGCCACGCACCTGCCACGACCGGCAGTGTGTATGGAGCCGGTCAGGCCGGCGCCGCCGCGGCAGCTGAGGCCGTCCCGGCCGCCCAAAGTTTTAGTCTTCCACTAGGTCCTTTGCAATTGTCGGCGAGCTTCACTGACCCGACCTTTGGCGACGGTTCCTTCAGTGCAGCCGGGAATGTAGCGGCGACCCTCACCACTCCGTTTGGTCCTGTGGCGTTGTTGTCGGCGAGCGGGACCGCGAACGTCCCTCTCACTGGCGAGATTTTTGTCGGCGCGAATGGAACGTCTCCGCTAGGTGCTGTCGGGGCGTCGCTGAGTGGGACCGCCGTGATGACTCCCGAGGGGCCGGCAATCCAAATCACCGAGGGAACGCTCAACCTGCCTCCCTCGATCCCGTTGATGGCCGCTCAGGCAGGTCCGTACGTCACTGGCGGGGCCTCGCTTCTCAATAGCGCCGACACCGTCTTCACCGAACTGACCAGCGGGAACGTGCTCGGGGCCGCCAACGCGCTGGTGAGCGCCCCCCTCAACTATGGCGAGGCCGTTCTGTTTGGTCAGACGACCGTCGCGCTGCCCGGCCCCTTGCTCACATCAGCTCTGGGCCTACCAGCCACGCCTCAAGTGCATATTCCCTTTGGCGGCGTTTTCGCTCCTCTTGAGCCGCTGACGATTTCCTGGCCGACATTTGGCGATGGCGCAGGGGCCATCATAGGTTCAGAAATTGAGCTGCAAGGTACCGGATTCGGTGGCCTTGTCCCCCTCTTCCTGAACTCAGTCGGTTTGACGACCTAG